In Streptomyces nojiriensis, one genomic interval encodes:
- a CDS encoding MerR family transcriptional regulator — protein sequence MTADDSLGGRLDDDDYPAYTMGRAAELLGTTPGFLRAIGEARLITPLRSPGGHRRYSRYQLRIAARARELVDQGTPVEAACRIVILEDQLEEAQRINAEFRRAASATRDDSR from the coding sequence ATGACAGCGGATGACTCGCTCGGCGGCCGGCTGGACGACGATGACTACCCCGCCTACACGATGGGCCGGGCCGCCGAACTCCTCGGCACGACCCCCGGCTTCCTGCGCGCCATCGGCGAGGCCCGTCTGATCACACCGTTGCGCTCCCCGGGCGGTCACCGCCGGTACTCCCGCTACCAGCTGCGGATCGCGGCCCGCGCCCGGGAGCTCGTCGACCAGGGCACCCCGGTCGAAGCCGCCTGCCGCATCGTCATCCTGGAGGACCAGCTCGAAGAGGCCCAGCGCATCAACGCCGAGTTCCGCCGCGCCGCGAGCGCCACGCGCGACGACTCCCGCTGA